Proteins encoded within one genomic window of Streptomyces sp. NBC_00523:
- a CDS encoding DUF6167 family protein gives MFRRTFWFTAGAAAGVWATTKVNRKIKQLTPESLAAQAADKAIVAGHKLKDFALDVREGMVRREAELGEALGLEAADPRELPPARRPAIEAADADPAPATYRKLPYHSYNRNEDH, from the coding sequence ATGTTCCGCCGTACGTTCTGGTTCACCGCCGGCGCAGCCGCCGGGGTATGGGCCACCACCAAGGTCAACCGGAAGATCAAGCAGCTGACCCCCGAAAGCCTCGCGGCGCAGGCCGCCGACAAGGCGATCGTGGCCGGTCACAAGCTCAAGGACTTCGCGCTGGACGTCCGCGAGGGCATGGTCAGGCGCGAGGCCGAACTCGGCGAGGCGCTGGGCCTCGAAGCGGCGGACCCCCGCGAACTGCCCCCGGCGCGCCGCCCGGCCATCGAGGCGGCCGACGCGGACCCGGCCCCCGCCACCTACCGCAAGCTTCCCTACCACTCGTACAACCGGAATGAGGACCACTGA
- the alaS gene encoding alanine--tRNA ligase, with the protein MESAEIRRRWLSFYEERGHTVVPSASLIADDPTLLLVPAGMVPFKPYFLGEVKPPAPRVTSVQKCVRTPDIEEVGKTTRHGTFFQMCGNFSFGDYFKEGAIEYAWELLTSSVADGGFGLDPERLWITVYLDDDEAEAIWRDRIGVPAERIQRLGKKDNFWSMGVPGPCGPCSEINYDRGPEFGVEGGPAVNDERYVEIWNLVFMQYERGAGEGKDDFPILGDLPSKNIDTGLGLERLAMILQGVQNMYETDTLRVVMDRATELTGVRYGAAEGTDVSLRVVADHIRTSVMLIGDGVTPGNEGRGYVLRRIMRRAIRNMRLMGATGSVVRELVDVVVNTMGQQYPELITDRKRIETVALAEEAAFLKALKGGTNILETAVTETKAAGGKVLAGDKAFLLHDTWGFPIDLTLEMAAEQGLSVDEDGFRRLMQEQRAKAKADAKAKKTGHADLSAYREVADNSGVTEFTGYTMTEGESTIVGLLVDGVPSPAATEGDEVEVVLDRTPFYAEGGGQLADQGRIRLDSGAVIVVRDVQQPVPGVSVHKGSVQVGEVTVGASAYASIDSTRRRAIARAHSATHLTHQALRDALGPTAAQAGSENSPGRFRFDFGSPAAVPGTVLTDVEQKINEVLARELDVQAEVMSIDEAKKQGAIAEFGEKYGERVRVVTIGDFSKELCGGTHVHNTAQLGLVKLLGESSIGSGVRRIEALVGVDAYNFLAKEHTVVAQLQELVKGRSEELPEKIAGMLGKLKDAEKEIEKFRAEKVLAAAAGLVDSAKDVRGVALVTGQVPDGTSADDLRKLVLDVRGRIQGGRPAVVALFTTANGRPLTVIATNEAARERGLKAGDLVRTAAKTLGGGGGGKPDVAQGGGQNPEAIGDAVAAVERLVTETA; encoded by the coding sequence ATGGAGTCGGCAGAAATTCGTCGCCGCTGGCTGAGCTTCTACGAGGAGCGCGGTCACACCGTTGTCCCTTCGGCGTCGCTCATCGCGGACGACCCGACTCTGCTGCTGGTCCCCGCCGGCATGGTGCCCTTCAAGCCCTACTTCCTCGGTGAGGTCAAGCCGCCCGCGCCGCGCGTCACCAGCGTGCAGAAGTGCGTGCGTACGCCGGACATCGAGGAGGTCGGCAAGACCACCCGGCACGGCACCTTCTTCCAGATGTGCGGCAACTTCTCGTTCGGCGACTACTTCAAGGAAGGCGCCATCGAGTACGCCTGGGAGCTGCTGACCAGCTCCGTGGCGGACGGCGGCTTCGGGCTCGACCCCGAGCGCCTGTGGATCACCGTCTACCTGGACGACGACGAGGCCGAGGCCATCTGGCGCGACAGGATCGGTGTCCCGGCCGAGCGCATCCAGCGCCTGGGCAAGAAGGACAACTTCTGGTCCATGGGCGTCCCCGGCCCCTGCGGCCCGTGCTCCGAGATCAACTACGACCGCGGTCCGGAGTTCGGCGTCGAGGGCGGCCCGGCCGTCAACGACGAGCGGTACGTGGAGATCTGGAACCTGGTCTTCATGCAGTACGAGCGCGGCGCCGGCGAGGGCAAGGACGACTTCCCGATCCTCGGCGACCTGCCCTCCAAGAACATCGACACCGGTCTCGGCCTCGAACGCCTCGCGATGATCCTGCAGGGCGTGCAGAACATGTACGAGACCGACACCCTGCGCGTCGTCATGGACCGCGCCACCGAGCTGACCGGGGTGCGCTACGGCGCCGCCGAGGGTACCGACGTCTCGCTGCGCGTGGTCGCCGACCACATCCGCACCTCCGTCATGCTCATCGGCGACGGCGTCACCCCCGGCAACGAGGGCCGCGGCTATGTGCTGCGCCGCATCATGCGCCGCGCCATCCGCAACATGCGCCTGATGGGCGCCACCGGCTCGGTCGTCCGCGAGCTGGTCGACGTCGTGGTCAACACGATGGGGCAGCAGTACCCGGAGCTGATCACCGACCGCAAGCGCATCGAGACCGTCGCGCTCGCGGAGGAGGCCGCCTTCCTCAAGGCCCTCAAGGGCGGCACCAACATCCTGGAGACCGCCGTCACCGAGACCAAGGCCGCCGGTGGGAAGGTCCTCGCCGGCGACAAGGCGTTCCTGCTCCACGACACCTGGGGCTTCCCGATCGACCTCACCCTGGAGATGGCCGCCGAGCAGGGGCTCTCCGTGGACGAGGACGGGTTCCGCCGCCTCATGCAGGAGCAGCGCGCCAAGGCCAAGGCCGACGCCAAGGCCAAGAAGACCGGCCACGCAGACCTCTCCGCCTACCGCGAGGTCGCCGACAACTCCGGCGTCACCGAGTTCACCGGCTACACCATGACCGAGGGCGAGTCGACGATCGTCGGCCTCCTCGTGGACGGTGTCCCGTCGCCCGCCGCCACCGAGGGCGACGAGGTCGAGGTCGTCCTCGACCGCACCCCGTTCTACGCCGAGGGTGGCGGCCAGCTCGCCGACCAGGGCCGCATCCGGCTCGACAGCGGCGCCGTGATCGTCGTCCGCGACGTCCAGCAGCCGGTCCCGGGCGTCTCCGTGCACAAGGGCTCCGTCCAGGTCGGCGAGGTCACGGTCGGCGCGTCCGCGTACGCGAGCATCGACTCCACCCGCCGCCGTGCCATCGCCCGCGCCCACAGCGCTACGCATCTCACGCACCAGGCGCTGCGCGACGCGCTCGGCCCGACGGCGGCCCAGGCCGGTTCGGAGAACTCCCCGGGCCGCTTCCGCTTCGACTTCGGTTCGCCCGCCGCCGTTCCCGGCACGGTCCTCACCGACGTCGAGCAGAAGATCAACGAGGTCCTGGCCCGCGAGCTCGATGTGCAGGCCGAGGTCATGTCGATCGACGAGGCGAAGAAGCAGGGCGCCATCGCGGAGTTCGGCGAGAAGTACGGCGAGCGGGTCCGGGTCGTCACCATCGGGGACTTCTCCAAGGAGCTCTGCGGCGGTACGCACGTCCACAACACCGCCCAGCTCGGCCTGGTCAAGCTGCTCGGCGAGTCCTCCATCGGGTCCGGCGTGCGCCGCATCGAGGCCCTGGTCGGCGTCGACGCGTACAACTTCCTGGCCAAGGAGCACACGGTCGTCGCCCAGCTCCAGGAGCTGGTCAAGGGCCGCTCCGAGGAGCTCCCGGAGAAGATTGCGGGCATGCTCGGCAAGCTGAAGGACGCCGAGAAGGAGATCGAGAAGTTCCGCGCGGAGAAGGTCCTCGCGGCCGCCGCCGGTCTCGTGGACTCCGCGAAGGACGTCCGGGGCGTCGCCCTGGTCACCGGCCAGGTGCCGGACGGCACCTCCGCCGACGACCTGCGCAAGCTCGTCCTCGACGTGCGCGGCCGCATCCAGGGCGGCCGCCCGGCCGTCGTCGCGCTGTTCACCACGGCCAACGGGCGCCCGCTGACCGTCATCGCGACCAACGAGGCGGCCCGCGAGCGCGGCCTCAAGGCCGGCGACCTCGTCCGTACCGCCGCCAAGACCCTCGGCGGCGGGGGCGGCGGCAAGCCGGACGTCGCGCAGGGCGGCGGCCAGAACCCGGAGGCGATCGGCGACGCCGTCGCCGCCGTCGAACGCCTCGTCACCGAGACGGCGTGA
- a CDS encoding DUF948 domain-containing protein: MAGIIVAVFWAILVSFLAVVLVRLAQTLRATTRLVADVTEQAVPLLADASATVRSAQTQLDKVDAIATDVQEVTSNASALSTTVASTFGGPLVKVAAFGYGVRQAIGRRSAPEPEARSRRSVIVGRTVPSARGRKRGGRNSRGSKD; this comes from the coding sequence GTGGCCGGGATCATCGTGGCCGTCTTCTGGGCGATCCTGGTTTCGTTCCTCGCCGTCGTGCTGGTGAGGCTCGCCCAGACGCTCAGGGCGACCACCAGACTCGTGGCGGACGTGACCGAACAGGCCGTCCCCCTGCTCGCGGACGCCTCCGCGACCGTACGCTCCGCGCAGACCCAGCTCGACAAGGTCGACGCCATCGCGACGGACGTGCAGGAAGTCACCTCCAACGCCTCCGCGCTCTCCACCACGGTCGCCTCCACCTTCGGCGGGCCGCTGGTCAAGGTCGCCGCGTTCGGCTACGGGGTCCGGCAGGCCATCGGCCGCCGGTCCGCCCCCGAACCGGAGGCGCGGTCCCGGCGCTCGGTGATCGTCGGCCGGACCGTCCCGTCCGCGCGCGGCAGGAAGCGCGGCGGCCGAAATTCCCGCGGATCTAAGGACTGA
- the ruvX gene encoding Holliday junction resolvase RuvX translates to MTEMRRGRRLAIDVGDARIGVASCDPDGILATPVETVPGRDVPAAHRRLGQIVAEYEPIEVVVGLPRSLGGGEGPAAVKVRAFADVLARAVAPIPVRLLDERMTTVTASQGLRASGVKSKKGRSVIDQAAAVVILQNALESERASGRPPGEAVEVVV, encoded by the coding sequence ATGACGGAGATGCGCCGCGGTCGCCGACTGGCGATCGACGTCGGGGACGCCCGGATCGGGGTCGCCTCGTGCGACCCCGACGGGATCCTCGCGACGCCGGTGGAGACCGTGCCGGGACGCGATGTCCCGGCCGCCCACCGGCGGCTGGGACAGATCGTCGCGGAGTACGAACCGATCGAGGTCGTCGTCGGGCTGCCGCGCTCCCTGGGCGGCGGCGAGGGCCCTGCTGCCGTCAAGGTCCGCGCCTTCGCGGATGTGCTCGCCCGAGCGGTCGCACCCATTCCGGTGCGCCTGCTGGACGAGAGGATGACCACAGTGACGGCCAGCCAGGGACTGCGCGCCTCGGGCGTGAAGTCCAAAAAGGGCCGATCCGTCATCGACCAGGCTGCCGCTGTGGTGATCCTTCAGAACGCTCTGGAGTCCGAGCGCGCTTCGGGCCGTCCGCCGGGCGAAGCCGTCGAAGTGGTGGTCTGA
- a CDS encoding ATP-binding protein — translation MRRPQNPHPGNLPAELNDFVGRESELAALARSLDESRLVTVTGVGGVGKTRLVTRAAALLEKRYCDGVWLVELSAVHDAGLLEHAVAEALGLTDHTARPPRAAIVEHCADRGLLLVIDGFEHLVDECAALVRELLRRAPRLRVLAAGRLPLELAGEAVHPLATMTDEDALRLFAERAAGVRPDFRLTEHGRAHARELCRRLDGIPLALELAAGRLRALSTEQVLQRLDDRFRLLTGGSRGALERHQTLRTAIGWSHELCAPPQRLLWARLSVFAGQFDLEAVEYICSGPDLPADSVLDVLSGLLAQSVVLREDSPAGTRYRMLDTVREYGAEWLAATGDTDRLRRRHRDWFLGLATWCELDWFSPRQAEVAARAESELPNLRRAMECSLESPQEAHLAQYLAGTLWFLWVGCGRLSEGRHWLEHVLEEETPYDASRLKALWVLGYVAVLQGDPVGAISALTECREEAAAAGDATAAAYAVHRTGCLALVTDDMERARGLLDDALARYRELGELNSNVLMAQVELAMATGFLGDAERAVAICEEVRDICEDHGERWALSYALYVLAYAALERGDPERARGLLLESLAISHGFHDLLGTVLVLELLALVTVTEGDAAEAALLQGAADRIWPSVGLPLFGSAYYGAPRARCEELALRELGGARYAAALGAGGELVPDVAVARALLARENAKARRLPGDREGAGLSAGEERLRLDQRA, via the coding sequence ATGCGACGCCCTCAGAATCCGCACCCGGGCAATCTGCCCGCCGAGCTGAACGACTTCGTGGGCCGGGAGAGCGAACTGGCCGCTCTCGCCCGCTCCCTCGACGAGTCCCGGCTCGTGACCGTGACCGGGGTGGGCGGGGTCGGCAAGACCCGCCTGGTCACCAGAGCCGCGGCGCTTTTGGAGAAACGGTACTGCGACGGGGTGTGGCTGGTGGAGTTGTCCGCCGTCCACGACGCCGGTCTGCTGGAACACGCCGTGGCCGAGGCGCTGGGGCTCACCGACCACACCGCCCGGCCGCCCCGCGCGGCGATCGTGGAGCACTGCGCCGACCGCGGCCTCCTGCTGGTGATCGACGGCTTCGAGCACCTGGTGGACGAGTGCGCCGCGCTGGTACGGGAGCTGCTGCGCCGCGCCCCGCGGCTGCGGGTCCTGGCGGCGGGCCGGCTGCCGCTGGAGCTGGCGGGCGAGGCCGTCCACCCGCTCGCGACCATGACCGACGAGGACGCGCTCCGGCTGTTCGCCGAGCGGGCCGCCGGGGTGCGCCCCGACTTCCGGCTGACCGAGCACGGCCGCGCCCACGCCCGGGAGCTGTGCCGCCGGCTCGACGGGATCCCGCTGGCCCTGGAGCTGGCGGCGGGGCGGCTGCGGGCCCTGTCGACCGAGCAGGTGCTGCAGCGGCTGGACGACCGCTTCCGGCTGCTGACCGGGGGCAGCCGGGGCGCGCTGGAGCGGCACCAGACGCTGCGGACGGCCATCGGCTGGAGCCATGAGCTGTGCGCGCCGCCGCAGCGGCTGCTGTGGGCCCGGCTCTCGGTCTTCGCCGGGCAGTTCGACCTGGAGGCCGTCGAGTACATCTGCAGCGGACCCGACCTGCCCGCCGATTCGGTGCTCGACGTGCTGTCCGGGCTGCTGGCCCAGTCCGTGGTGCTGCGCGAGGACTCCCCCGCCGGGACCCGCTACCGGATGCTGGACACCGTGCGCGAGTACGGGGCCGAGTGGCTGGCCGCCACCGGGGACACCGACCGGCTGCGCCGCCGTCACCGCGACTGGTTCCTGGGGCTCGCGACCTGGTGCGAGCTGGACTGGTTCAGCCCCCGGCAGGCGGAGGTGGCGGCCCGGGCCGAGAGCGAGCTGCCGAATCTGCGCCGGGCCATGGAGTGCTCGCTGGAGAGCCCGCAGGAAGCGCATCTGGCGCAGTACCTGGCGGGCACGCTGTGGTTCCTGTGGGTCGGCTGCGGGCGCCTCTCGGAGGGCCGGCACTGGCTGGAGCACGTACTGGAGGAGGAGACCCCGTACGACGCCTCGCGGCTGAAGGCCCTGTGGGTGCTGGGCTACGTGGCCGTCCTCCAGGGGGACCCGGTGGGGGCGATCTCCGCGCTGACGGAGTGCCGGGAGGAGGCCGCGGCGGCGGGTGACGCCACCGCCGCCGCGTACGCCGTGCACCGCACCGGATGCCTGGCCCTGGTCACCGACGACATGGAGCGCGCCCGGGGTCTCCTGGACGACGCGCTCGCCCGCTACCGGGAGCTGGGCGAGCTGAACAGCAACGTCCTGATGGCCCAGGTCGAACTGGCCATGGCCACCGGCTTCCTGGGGGACGCGGAGCGGGCCGTCGCGATCTGCGAGGAGGTCCGGGACATCTGCGAGGACCACGGCGAGCGGTGGGCCCTGAGCTACGCGCTGTACGTCCTGGCCTACGCCGCCCTGGAGCGGGGCGACCCGGAGCGGGCCCGGGGGCTGCTCCTCGAATCGCTCGCCATCAGCCACGGCTTCCACGACCTGCTCGGCACGGTCCTGGTCCTCGAACTGCTGGCCCTGGTCACGGTCACCGAGGGGGACGCGGCCGAGGCGGCGCTGCTCCAGGGGGCCGCCGACCGGATCTGGCCGTCGGTGGGGCTGCCGCTGTTCGGCTCGGCGTACTACGGGGCGCCGAGGGCCCGCTGCGAGGAGCTGGCGCTGCGGGAGCTGGGCGGGGCGCGGTACGCGGCGGCGCTCGGCGCGGGCGGTGAGCTGGTGCCGGACGTGGCGGTCGCCCGGGCGCTGCTGGCACGGGAGAACGCGAAAGCCCGCCGCCTCCCCGGGGACCGGGAAGGGGCGGGCCTGAGCGCCGGTGAAGAGCGGCTACGCCTGGATCAGCGGGCGTAG
- the aroC gene encoding chorismate synthase, protein MSRLRWLTAGESHGPALVATLEGLPAGVPVTTEMVADALARRRLGYGRGARMKFERDEVTFLGGVRHGLTMGSPVAVMVGNTEWPKWEQVMSADPVDPQVLAEQARNAPLTRPRPGHADLAGMQKYGFDEARPVLERASARETAARVALGAVARSYLKETAGIEIVSHVVELAAAKAPYGVYPVPSDVERLDADPVRCLDADASKAMVAEIDQAHKDGDTLGGVVEVLAYGVPVGLGSHVHWDRRLDARLAGALMGIQAIKGVEVGDGFDLARVPGSKAHDEILVTEDGIKRASGRAGGTEGGLTTGELLRVRAAMKPIATVPRALATVDVVTGEPAKAHHQRSDVCAVPAAGIVAEAMVALVLADAVAEKFGGDSVTETRRNVTSYLDHLQIR, encoded by the coding sequence TTGAGCAGGTTGCGCTGGCTGACCGCGGGGGAGTCGCACGGCCCCGCACTGGTGGCGACGCTGGAGGGCCTTCCCGCCGGCGTCCCGGTCACCACGGAGATGGTGGCGGACGCGCTCGCCCGACGACGGCTCGGTTACGGCCGCGGTGCGCGGATGAAGTTCGAGCGGGACGAGGTCACCTTCCTCGGCGGTGTCCGGCACGGCCTCACCATGGGCTCCCCGGTCGCCGTGATGGTCGGCAACACCGAGTGGCCCAAGTGGGAGCAGGTCATGTCGGCCGACCCGGTCGACCCCCAGGTGCTGGCCGAGCAGGCCCGTAACGCCCCGCTCACCCGGCCCCGCCCCGGCCACGCCGACCTCGCCGGCATGCAGAAGTACGGCTTCGACGAGGCCCGGCCGGTCCTGGAGCGCGCCAGTGCCCGGGAGACCGCGGCCCGGGTCGCCCTCGGTGCCGTCGCCCGGTCCTACCTCAAGGAGACCGCGGGCATCGAGATCGTCAGCCACGTCGTGGAGCTGGCCGCCGCCAAGGCGCCGTACGGGGTCTACCCGGTCCCCTCCGACGTGGAGCGGCTCGACGCCGACCCGGTGCGCTGCCTCGACGCCGACGCGAGCAAGGCGATGGTCGCCGAGATCGACCAGGCCCACAAGGACGGCGACACCCTCGGCGGCGTGGTCGAGGTGCTGGCGTACGGCGTGCCCGTCGGACTCGGCTCGCACGTGCACTGGGACCGGCGGCTCGACGCCCGCCTCGCCGGGGCGCTCATGGGCATCCAGGCCATCAAGGGCGTCGAGGTCGGCGACGGCTTCGACCTCGCCCGGGTGCCCGGGTCCAAGGCGCACGACGAGATCCTGGTGACCGAGGACGGCATCAAGCGCGCCTCCGGCCGGGCCGGGGGCACCGAGGGCGGCCTCACCACCGGCGAGCTGCTGCGCGTCCGCGCCGCGATGAAGCCGATCGCCACCGTGCCGCGCGCCCTGGCCACCGTCGACGTGGTGACCGGTGAGCCCGCCAAGGCCCACCACCAGCGCTCCGACGTCTGCGCCGTCCCGGCCGCCGGCATCGTCGCGGAGGCGATGGTCGCCCTGGTCCTGGCCGACGCCGTCGCGGAGAAGTTCGGCGGCGACAGCGTCACCGAGACCCGTCGCAACGTGACGTCGTACCTCGACCACCTCCAGATCCGGTGA
- the mltG gene encoding endolytic transglycosylase MltG gives MTEYGRGPGSEPWHPEDPLYGDQGWGGQQPAHGQAQYDGQNQYDGTNQYGAQQQYPQGQYDPYQQQPQDPYGGQYQQQDPYAQQPQQHQQDPYAQQQYQQQAYGNQHPQDPYGQQPQQPQPGYDTGWDTGQQAVPPYEGQPVATYGYGETNDYYGTPDAYPPPQPPGRREAAPAEAPEAAPDWDPEEPPEETHPFFTGVDEKDDRKKPRDDDYDDEDDDRDSGGGGERRGKSKKKKGRSGCACLVISLVLVAGVGGAGYFGYSFYQDRFGPAPDYSGSGSGSVEVEIPKGAYGYDIGNILKKAGVVKSVDAFVSAQNENPKGKGIQAGVYLLHSQMSASEAVKMMVDPKSQNLLVIPEGSRNAAVYAMIDTKLGLKKGTTEDVAKSKKSDLGLPGWASRNKDLKDPLEGFLYPAAYPVTKGTKPEAVLKSMVSRSNEEYEKLDLAGAAKKYRLDGPWQVLTVASLVQAEGLTHDDFRKMAEVVYNRLKPDNTATNRKLEFDSAFNYLTKQSKIKIKLSEIRSNPDPYNTYYHAGLPPGPISNPGDEALRATLSPTSSGWMFFISLDGKKTEFTKTAAEHAKLTAKFNEIHGID, from the coding sequence ATGACTGAGTATGGCCGGGGCCCCGGCTCCGAACCGTGGCATCCCGAGGACCCCTTGTACGGGGACCAGGGGTGGGGCGGCCAGCAGCCTGCCCACGGCCAGGCCCAGTACGACGGCCAGAACCAGTACGACGGCACGAACCAGTACGGCGCCCAGCAGCAGTACCCGCAGGGCCAGTACGACCCTTACCAGCAGCAGCCGCAGGACCCGTACGGCGGGCAGTACCAGCAGCAGGACCCGTACGCGCAGCAGCCGCAGCAGCATCAGCAGGACCCGTACGCCCAGCAGCAGTACCAGCAGCAGGCGTACGGGAACCAGCACCCGCAGGACCCGTACGGGCAGCAGCCCCAGCAGCCGCAGCCCGGCTACGACACCGGCTGGGACACGGGCCAGCAGGCGGTGCCGCCGTACGAGGGGCAGCCCGTCGCCACGTACGGCTACGGCGAGACGAACGACTACTACGGCACCCCTGACGCCTACCCGCCGCCGCAGCCCCCCGGCCGCCGCGAGGCCGCTCCCGCCGAGGCGCCCGAGGCGGCCCCGGACTGGGACCCGGAGGAGCCGCCGGAGGAGACCCACCCCTTCTTCACGGGCGTGGACGAGAAGGACGACCGCAAGAAGCCCCGGGACGACGACTACGACGACGAGGACGACGACCGCGACAGCGGCGGGGGCGGTGAGCGCCGGGGCAAGAGCAAGAAGAAGAAGGGCCGCAGCGGCTGCGCGTGCCTGGTCATCTCCCTGGTCCTGGTCGCCGGCGTCGGCGGCGCGGGCTACTTCGGCTACTCGTTCTACCAGGACCGCTTCGGCCCCGCCCCGGACTACTCGGGCAGCGGCTCCGGCTCGGTCGAGGTGGAGATCCCGAAGGGTGCGTACGGGTACGACATCGGCAACATCCTGAAGAAGGCCGGCGTCGTGAAGAGCGTCGACGCCTTCGTCTCGGCCCAGAACGAGAACCCGAAGGGCAAGGGGATCCAGGCCGGGGTCTACCTCCTCCATTCGCAGATGTCGGCGTCCGAGGCCGTGAAGATGATGGTGGATCCGAAGAGCCAGAATCTCCTGGTCATTCCTGAGGGCTCCCGGAATGCCGCCGTGTACGCGATGATCGATACGAAACTGGGCCTCAAGAAGGGCACCACCGAGGACGTAGCGAAGTCCAAGAAGTCCGATCTGGGTCTGCCCGGCTGGGCGAGCCGGAACAAAGACCTCAAGGACCCGTTGGAGGGGTTCCTCTACCCGGCCGCGTATCCGGTCACGAAGGGAACCAAGCCGGAAGCCGTCCTGAAGAGCATGGTCTCGCGCTCCAATGAGGAGTACGAGAAGCTCGACCTCGCAGGAGCGGCCAAGAAGTACAGGCTGGATGGACCGTGGCAGGTGCTCACCGTGGCCAGCCTGGTCCAGGCCGAGGGCCTCACTCACGACGACTTCCGCAAAATGGCCGAAGTCGTCTACAACCGCCTGAAGCCCGATAACACGGCCACGAACCGCAAGCTCGAATTCGACTCCGCATTCAACTACCTCACCAAGCAGAGCAAGATCAAGATCAAGCTCTCGGAGATCCGCAGTAATCCGGACCCGTACAACACCTATTACCATGCTGGTCTTCCTCCGGGGCCCATCAGTAACCCCGGAGACGAGGCTCTGCGTGCCACGCTGAGTCCCACGAGCAGCGGTTGGATGTTCTTCATCTCGCTCGACGGCAAGAAGACCGAATTCACGAAGACGGCCGCAGAGCATGCGAAACTCACAGCTAAGTTCAATGAAATCCATGGCATCGACTGA
- the rpsD gene encoding 30S ribosomal protein S4, whose product MPNQSRPKVKKSRALGIALTPKAVKYFEARPYPPGEHGRGRKQNSDYKVRLLEKQRLRAQYDISERQMARAYDRAKKAEGKTGEALVVELERRLDALVLRSGIAKTIYQARQMVVHGHIEVNGGKVDKPSFRVRPDDIVMVRERSRDKHPFQVAREGGYDTDGETPRYLQVNLKALAFRLDRDPNRKEIPVICDEQLVVEYYAR is encoded by the coding sequence GTGCCTAATCAGTCGCGTCCCAAGGTCAAGAAGAGCCGCGCGCTCGGCATCGCGCTGACGCCGAAGGCGGTCAAGTACTTCGAGGCCCGCCCCTACCCGCCGGGCGAGCACGGCCGCGGCCGCAAGCAGAACTCGGACTACAAGGTCCGTCTGCTCGAGAAGCAGCGTCTGCGTGCGCAGTACGACATCAGCGAGCGCCAGATGGCGCGTGCCTACGACCGCGCCAAGAAGGCCGAGGGCAAGACGGGCGAGGCGCTGGTCGTCGAGCTCGAGCGCCGCCTCGACGCGCTGGTCCTGCGTTCCGGTATCGCCAAGACGATCTACCAGGCGCGCCAGATGGTCGTCCACGGCCACATCGAGGTCAACGGTGGCAAGGTCGACAAGCCGTCGTTCCGCGTCCGTCCGGACGACATCGTCATGGTCCGTGAGCGCAGCCGCGACAAGCACCCCTTCCAGGTTGCTCGCGAGGGCGGTTACGACACCGACGGTGAGACCCCGCGCTACCTGCAGGTGAACCTGAAGGCCCTGGCCTTCCGCCTTGACCGGGACCCGAACCGCAAGGAAATCCCCGTGATCTGCGACGAGCAGCTCGTCGTCGAGTACTACGCCCGCTGA
- a CDS encoding shikimate dehydrogenase, which translates to MASTDVHHRAAVLGSPIAHSLSPVLHRAAYAELGLDHWSYGRFEVDEQTLPGFIEGLDGSWAGLSLTMPLKRAVIPLLDGITDTAASVEAVNTVVFGEDGRRTGDNTDIPGMVAALRERGVEKVESAAILGAGATASSALAALSGICAGPVTAYVRSAARADEMRGWGERLGVDVRIADWAEADRALAAPLVIATTPAGAADVLAGAVPERPGTLFDVLYEPWPTRLASAWAESGGAVVGGLDLLVHQAVLQVEQMTGRSPAPLAAMRKAGEEALAAR; encoded by the coding sequence ATGGCATCGACTGACGTCCATCACCGCGCCGCCGTCCTCGGCTCGCCCATCGCCCACTCGCTCTCCCCGGTCCTGCACCGGGCCGCGTACGCCGAACTCGGCCTCGACCACTGGTCGTACGGCCGGTTCGAGGTGGACGAGCAGACGCTGCCCGGGTTCATCGAAGGGCTGGACGGGAGCTGGGCCGGGCTCTCGCTCACCATGCCGCTCAAGCGCGCGGTCATCCCGCTGCTCGACGGCATCACCGACACCGCCGCCTCCGTCGAGGCCGTGAACACCGTGGTATTCGGCGAGGACGGCCGCCGCACCGGCGACAACACCGACATCCCCGGCATGGTCGCCGCCCTGCGCGAACGCGGCGTCGAGAAGGTGGAGTCCGCCGCGATCCTCGGCGCAGGGGCCACGGCCTCCTCCGCGCTGGCCGCCCTGTCCGGGATCTGCGCCGGACCCGTCACCGCGTACGTCCGCAGCGCGGCCCGCGCCGATGAGATGCGCGGCTGGGGCGAACGGCTCGGCGTCGACGTCCGCATCGCCGACTGGGCCGAGGCCGACCGGGCGCTGGCCGCGCCCCTCGTCATCGCGACCACCCCCGCGGGCGCGGCCGACGTGCTGGCCGGGGCCGTACCGGAGCGGCCCGGCACGCTCTTCGACGTGCTGTACGAGCCGTGGCCGACCCGGCTCGCCTCCGCCTGGGCGGAGAGCGGCGGCGCAGTCGTCGGAGGTCTCGACCTCCTCGTGCACCAGGCGGTCCTCCAGGTCGAGCAGATGACGGGCCGCTCGCCCGCCCCGCTCGCCGCCATGCGCAAGGCCGGGGAAGAGGCGCTGGCCGCCCGCTGA